From the genome of Triticum aestivum cultivar Chinese Spring chromosome 3B, IWGSC CS RefSeq v2.1, whole genome shotgun sequence, one region includes:
- the LOC123069359 gene encoding bark storage protein A — translation MGGVRQQLMAAVLVAVALMATAAEGYITQKTWGAIRRANRAGPFVGLVVPNTYEMVPVLESPSFVASKSIPNMDIQGRRFRFGTIEGQSVVMVMTGLSMLNAGLTTQMLLSLFRVKGIVHWGIAGNANEDLQIGDVTIPEYWAHVSLWNWQRFGDGKDNELSLEAAGDYTREYGFLNFSDYTVGQSNPALSANQLNSIWYQPEEIFPKSGEPEERQHAFWVPASKRYYELAKKLEGMELPACVNATTCLPRAPRVTRVSKGCSANVFLDNAEYRQFLRKQFGCTPVEMESAAVALVAHTQGVPFLTIRSLSDLAGGGSALGNEASTFLDIAAQNAVTVMLKFVPLLGKSGSEMDDGAAADM, via the exons ATGGGTGGTGTTCGGCAGCAGCTCATGGCCGCCGTCCTCGTGGCGGTGGCgctgatggccacggcggcggagGGGTACATCACTCAGAAGACGTGGGGCGCCATCCGCCGGGCGAACCGCGCCGGGCCGTTCGTCGGCCTCGTCGTGCCCAACACATACGAGATGGTCCCCGTGCTCGAGTCGCCCAGCTTCGTGGCCAGCAAGAGCATCCCTAACATGGACATCCAAG GGCGAAGGTTTCGCTTCGGAACCATCGAAGGCCAAAGCGTCGTCATGGTCATGACTGGACTGAGCATG CTCAACGCTGGTCTGACCACCCAGATGCTGCTGAGCCTGTTCCGGGTGAAGGGCATCGTCCACTGGGGCATCGCTGGCAACGCCAACGAGGACCTCCAGATCGGCGACGTCACCATCCCCGAATACTGGGCCCACGTCTCCCTCTGGAACTGGCAG CGGTTCGGCGACGGCAAGGATAACGAGCTGTCACTGGAGGCCGCCGGCGACTACACCCGGGAGTACGGCTTCCTCAACTTCTCCGACTACACCGTGGGGCAGAGCAACCCGGCGCTATCAGCCAACCAGCTCAACAGCATCTGGTACCAGCCGGAGGAGATCTTCCCCAAGTCCGGCGAGCCGGAGGAGCGGCAGCACGCGTTCTGGGTGCCCGCCAGCAAGCGGTACTACGAGCTGGCGAAGAAGCTGGAGGGCATGGAGCTGCCGGCGTGCGTGAACGCGACGACGTGCCTGCCCCGCGCGCCGCGGGTCACCCGGGTCAGCAAGGGCTGCAGCGCCAACGTGTTCCTGGACAACGCCGAGTACCGCCAGTTCCTCCGCAAGCAGTTCGGGTGCACCCCCGTGGAGATGGAGAGCGCCGCCGTGGCCCTCGTGGCGCACACGCAGGGGGTGCCGTTCCTCACCATCCGCTCGCTCTCCGACCTGGCCGGGGGAGGCTCCGCGCTCGGGAACGAGGCCAGCACCTTCCTCGACATCGCCGCGCAGAACGCCGTCACCGTCATGCTCAAGTTCGTGCCGCTGCTCGGCAAGAGCGGCAGCGAGATGGACGACGGCGCGGCCGCTGACATGTGA